From the genome of Clavibacter nebraskensis NCPPB 2581:
GAAGGCGGTCGAGGGCCTCGGCGGACTCGACATCGTCGTCAACAACGCGGGCAAGCAGCAGAACGTCGACGCGCTCGAGGACATCTCGGACGAGGAGTTCGACCTGACCTTCAAGACCAACGTCTACGCGATGTTCTGGATCACGAAGGCTGCCCTGCCGCACCTCAAGCCCGGCTCGTCGATCATCAACACGTCGTCGATCCAGGCCTACGCGCCGTCGCCCAACCTCGTGCACTACGCCACGACCAAGGCCTCGATCAACGCGTTCTCGAAGGGCCTCGCCGGCCAGCTGGCACCCAAGGGCATCCGCGTGAACGTCGTCGCGCCCGGCCCGATCTGGACCCCGCTGCAGACCGCGGGCGGCCAGCCCGAGGACGCGCTGCCCGAGTTCGGCGAGCAGACCCCGCTCGGCCGCGCCGGCCAGCCCGCCGAGCTCGCGCCCGCCTACGTGTTCCTCGCCTCCAACGAGTCGAGCTACGTCATCGGCGAGACGCTCAACGTCAACGGCGGCATGCCGACGCCGTAGCGGACCGCGCCTCGGCGCATCGCACCACCGCACCGCCCGACGCCCGGGCCGACCAGCTGGTCGGCCCGGGCGTCGTCGCGTCCGGGACGCCGAGCACGCACCGGAATAGGGTCGGGAGATGATCGGCATCCCGGCCCGCATCGGCGGGAACGTCCTCGCGGGGATCGTGGCCGCCGTGCGCCTCGTGCAGCACCCGCGACCGCTGCACCCGCATGGCGTCGCGCTCTCGGGGACGCTGACGCCCGTCGCCGGTCGGGCGGCGTCCGGGCTCGCGTGGCTCGACGCGCTCGACGCGCCGCTCGAGGTCGACGCGCGCCTCTCGCGCTCCGTGGGGCTGCCGGCGGCACTGCCGGACGTGCTCGGGATCGCGCTGCGGATCCCGGACGGGGGCGGCACCACGGTCGACGTGCTGCTCGCGTCCACCGGGATCTCCCCGGCGGGCCGCTTCCTGTTGGCACCTCACCGGTCGATCTCGGGCGCGGCCCTGTCGACGCTCATGCCGTACCGCGGATCCGACGGGCCGGTGCTGCTGGGCCTCGTCGCTGACCGGGAGCCGCGCCTGCCCGGATCGCCCACCGGCCTCGGCCGCGCGCTCGCCGAGCGACCCCTCCGCCTGCGGCTCCTGCACGCGACGCCGCGCGGACGCTGGCACGTCGCCGCGCGGATCGAGCTGACGCACGACGCCGCGGGACCCCTCGACACGGCGACGCGCACGGATCCCGTGCTCGCGGCGCCGCCCGGCGACACCACCTACGACTGGACCCGCCGCCTCCGCGCTCCGGGGTACCGGATCGCCCGCGCGGGCCGCCCGGTCGCCTCGCGGCACGTCGCGCGAGATCCCGACGCCTGACACCCGCATCCACCCGGACGCCCGCGCCCTTGTCGCGAGCGTCCGAGAGGCGTTGCCTGGAGTCAGAGCGCCGACGGCGGCGCCGGAACCGGCAGGAGACCCCATGAGGGAGCTGAAGCTCGTCGCGGCCATCGCGAAGATCGAGGACGCCGACGCGCTCGACCCCATCGTCGGGCGCGTGAAGGGCGTCGTCACCGCGCTGCTCAAGCCGCGCGCCCTGGCCGACCTGCTGCACGGCGTGCCGTTCGGGCACCCGCTGCACCCGGTCGCCGTGCTGATCCCCACCGGCGCGTGGGTGTCATCGGCCGTGCTCGACTTCCTGCCCGGCAACGAGAAGGCCAGCCGAGCGCTCGTGGGCGTCGGGATCCTCAGCGCGGCGCCGTCCATCGTCTCCGGCTACGCCGACTGGTCGCAGCTGCACGAGCAGCAGATGCGCGTCGGCATCGTGCACTCCGCCGCCAACGCGCTGGCGACGGGCCTGTACGGCCTCTCCTGGATCCAGCGCGCCCGCGGCAAGCACACCAGCGGCAGGGTCCTGGGGCTCGCCGGCCTCGGGCTCGTCTCCGCCGGCGGGTTCCTCGGCGGGCACCTCGCGTACCGCCAGGCGGCGGGCGCGAACCACGCCGAGGACGTGCCGCACCGCTTCCCGACCGGCTGGCAGGAGCTGGGCCAGCTCGACGAGCTCCCCGACGGCGGCCTGGCGAAGCGCGACGTCGCGGGCCTCCCGGTGCTCGTGCGCCGCCACGGCATGACGGTCGACGCGCTGAGCAACACCTGCAGCCACCTGTCCGCGCCGCTCGACGAGGGCGAGCTCGGCACGGCTCCGAAGACCGGCGAGGCGTGCGTCACCTGCCCGTGGCACGACAGCGTGTTCAGCCTGAGGACCGGCGAGGTGATCCACGGTCCCGCGACCGCGCCGCAGCCCCGCTTCGAGACGCGCGTCACCGCGGGGCTCGTGGAGGTGCGGCTGCCGAACGCGAGCTAGGCCGACGCGACACGGTCAGGCCGTGGGATGCGCGTCGACGGATCCGCGCAGCGCCACGACCGCGAGCACCGCGCATCCCGCGAAGACGACCGCACCCGCGACCGTCGGCAGCGCGATCCCCGAGGTCGCGAGCACTCCGCCCAGCGCGGATCCGGCGGCGAGGCCGAGCAGGCTCACGACCCGGCCGGCCGCGCCCACGCGGCCGAGGAGATCCGCCGGCACGAGACGCTGCCGGAGCGTGGTCGCGCAGATGCTCCAGACCACCGCGTGCAGGATGTAGAGCGCGAGCAGGATCCCCGCGACGACCGGATCGCGCGTCACGGCGAGGCCCGCGAGGCTCGCGGCGCCCAGCGCGAGGGCCGCCGTGATGGTCCACCGGGAGCCGAGGCGGGCGCGCAGCGGCGCGGCGATCGCGGATCCGGCGAGGCCGCCGAGCGCGCTGGCGGCGAGCAGCACGCCGTAGCCGGCGGCGTCCAGCCCCAGCCGCTCCCCCGCGAAGAGCACGAGCACCGAGAACGGGAGCATGTAGCCGACGCTGGCGAGGCCGCCGATCACGGCCAGGGATCCGACGACGCGGTGCCCCGCGAGCCAGCGCACGCCCTCGGCGGCCTCGCGGAACACGGACGGCGGCGCATCCGTCGCCGGGGAGGCGAGGGGCACGTCGCGGGCGCGCCGCGGCAGCGCGAGGGCGACCGCCCCGGCCGCGACCCACAGCCCGCCCGTCGCGTAGACGGGCACCGCGGCGGCGAGCGCGAACAGGATCCCGCCGAGCGGCGGCCCCACGAACTCGTCCGCCACGAGCTGCGTGCCGGTGATGCGCGCGTTCGCCCGGTCGAGCCGGTCGCCCGGCACGATCGACGGCAGCACGGCGACCGCCGCCCCGTCGGCGGCGCTCTCCAGCACGCCGGCCACGGCCATCACCGCATAGAGCACGGCCAGCGACGCGACGCCCGACTGGATCGCGACCGCCAGCCCCAGCACGGCGACGCCGCGGAGGGCGTTCGCGACGACGATCAGCGTGCGCCGGTCGAGCCGGTCGACGTACACGCCCACGGGCAGCGCGACCAGCAGCCGCACGAGCGCGTACGTCGTCGCGAGCCCGGCGACGCCGCGTGGGTCGTCGGTGAGGCCCGCCGCGACGAGCGGCATGGTGACGAAGACGAGCCCGTCCGCGAGGTTGGAGAGCGCGTTCGCGCCCCACAGCGCCCGGAACGGGCTCGGGGATCTCACGCCGTGCTCCCCGGGGCGGCGTGCGCCCCGAGGAGCTGCGGCACCGGGATCAGATCCCGGCGCCCTCGGATGCGGCCGTCTTCGGGCCGACGTCCGTGGTGGTGGAACCGGCGCCCGACGACGCCCCCGCGGCGGTCGAGCCCAGGAACGAGCTCAGCGCCGTGGCGACGTCGATGCCCGTGGTGTCCTTGAGCAGCTTCGGCAGCGTCGCCATGTTCTCGGCCACCGAGCGGTTGAGCGCGTTCGCGCCGTCCGCCGAGATGATCGTCATGTTGTCGACGTTCGCGAGCGGCGCCGCCATCTCGCGCGCGATCTCCGGCATCGACGCGATGATGCGCGCCTGCAGCGCCTCGCGCGACAGCTTGTTCTGCGCCTCGGCGAGCGCGGCGGCCGCCTCGGCCTCCGCCTGGCCGCGGGCCTGGATCGCGTCGGCGTTCGCCTTCCCGAGCGCGGTGATGGACGCGGCCTCGTTCACGGCCGCGGTCTTCGCCGCCTCGGCGTTCTGCGTGCGCTGGTAGACCTCCACGTCGACCTTCGCCTTCTCGGCGTCGCGGGCCGCCTGCGCGTCCTGGACGGTGGCGTACTTGCGGGCCTCGGCGGGGAGCTCCACGTCGATGCGCAGGCGCTCCTTCGAGACCTCGGCCTGCGCGGCCACAGCGGTGCGCTCCTGGTCGGCGACCAGGCGGTCCTGCTCGGCCTTGGCGAGCTCGCCGGCCGCGTACGCGGTCGCGTTGGCGCGGTCGGTGTCGGCCTTGATGGCCGCGCGGCGCAGGTCGAGCTCGAGCTGGCGCTCGGCGGTCTGCTGGTCGTTCTCGATCGCGGCGAGCGCGGAGATCCGCTTGTTCTCGGCCTCCGCGACCTCGGCCACCTGGCGGGCGCGCGCGGCGTTGGAGCGGGCCCGGTCGTCGAGGTAGGAGCTGCCCGGCGTCGTGATCTCGCGGACGTTGAGCGTCTCGATCTGCAGGCCCAGCTCCGCGAGGTCGTTCTTGGTCTGGTTCACGGCCTCCTGCGCGACGACGGAGAAGCTCTTCACGAGCTCGTCGACGGGCCGGTCGCCGATGAGGCCGCGGATCGCGCCCTCGAGGGACTGGCGCACGATCTCCGGCAGGGCGTCCTGCTGGAGGAGGTAGCGCTGCACGGCGCGGCGCACGCCGTCCTCGGTGCCCGTCACCTTGAAGTTGACGGTCGCGACGACCGCGGTGTTGATGAAGTTGGCGTCGCGCGCCTCGGCCGTGACGCTCGTCTGGTACTGCTCCAGGGAGAGCGTGAAGCCCTCCTGGAAGATCGGCCAGATGAAGGTCCTGCCGCCGATGATGACCTTCTGCGGGCTGGAGAACCCGGCGCCGCCCTCGCTCCGCTCGGCGTTGCGCCCGACGATGACGAGCGCCTGGTTCGGCGGGACGCGGCGGACGCGCGAGGCGATGAACGCCACCAGCGCCACCAGGATGACGATGACGACGATGACGGCGATGGCTGTCGTGCCGCCGGATATCAGGTCCACGGGATGGTTCCTCTCGTTGGGACGGGTGCTGCTAGGTGGTGGGGTCGGCGTCGGCGTCGGGTTCGACGCGCACGCGGAACCCGTCCTCCGAGACGACGCGGATGCGGGTGCCGACGGCGAGCGGCTCGGCGCTCGTGGCGAGGCGGCGCTCCAGTTCGCGGATGTGCTCGAGCCGCACCTCGCCGCCCGTGGGCGAGGTCGGGGACGTGACGACGCCGACCATGCCGACGGGCGAGTACGAGCCGCCGCTCTCCTGCTTCGCGACGAAGCGGACGGCGAGCTGCACGACGACGAGGGCGACGAGCGCGAGGGCGACGGCGATCGCGATGGCCCCGCCGGATCCGATGCCGGCCTGGTCGGCGAGCACGCCGCCGACGCCGTAGATGGCGAGGGCCGCGCCGAGCGCGACGCCGGAGACGAGGCCGTCGCCGCCGCCGATCGCGTCGAGCAGGTCGCCGAGCACGATGCTGCAGAGGAGGAGCAGGAGGCCCACGGCCCCCACGACCACGAAGACGATCACGCCGCGGCTCCCGGGCAGGCCGCCGCCGGTGTGACGTGCGCGCCGACGTGGTGCGGGGTCATGCGGGGCCGATCTGCTGGATGCGTGTCCTCCGAACGTACCGGGTGCTCCACCCCGCGTCGCCTCCTCGTCCGGGGGCCGGCCCATGGCCTATGGTCCGCGCGGCGCGCGTAGCCTCGGGAGGTGATCCTCCTGTTCGGCACGCGCGCCCGCGACGCCCTCATCGTCATCGTGACCTTCGCGTGCCTCCGCTGCGGCGTGACGAGCGCCCAGCGCGTGCTCCACCGCACCCTCCGCCTCACGGTCTTCTTCGTCCCGCTGGTCCCGCTGCGCTCGACCTACCGCGTCGAGTGCCCGCACTGCGGCCTCGAGACGCGCCTCACGAAGGACCAGGCGATGCACGCCCTCGAGTGGGCCGTGCGGAACCGGGGCGCGCGCCGCTGAGGCGCCTCCGCCGGCCTCCCAGGAATCCCGACCACAGTTTAGGAATAAGTTTCGTCGCGCGCCTAGAGTGATCGTGGGCTCCGGCCCATCTGCCATCGACGACGACGGGAGGGATGCGACGATGCATTCGATCAGCAGGAGACAGGCACTGGGGGTGGGGGCCGCCGCCGCGAGCACGCTGGCCCTCGCGTCGTGCTCGGCACCGGGCGGGAGGCTGGTCAACTCGGATCCGGTCATCCCCGCGGCGAAGGCCGGTGAGAAGGTCACGCTCACGTACTGGGCCTGGCTGAAGGACCTGCAGAAGGTCGCGGACGTGTGGAACGCGCAGAACCCGGACATCCAGGTCGAGGCGGTCTGGATCCCCGGCGGCAACCAGGGCGGCTACAACAAGATGTACTCGGCCATCACGGCGGGCGGCGGGCCCGACATCGGGCAGGTCGAGCTCCGGCAGCTCCCCGAGTTCCTCCTCGCCAACGCCCTCGTCGACCTCACCCGCTACGGCGTCGAGGAGTATCGCGACCGGTACGACGAGGCGCTGTGGAAGCAGGTCAGCTTCCAGGACGGCGTCTTCGGGATCCCGCAGGACTCCGGTCCCCTCGCCTTCTACTACCAGCCCGAGCTCCTCGACCAGGTGGGCGGCCAGCCGCCCGCCACCTGGGACGACTGGGCCGCGCTCAGCGCCGAGGTCCGCAAGACCGGCGCCGGCAACTACCTCGACTGCTTCCCCGTCTCCGATGCCAGCGTCTTCACCTCCTACGCGACACAGGCCGGCGCGAACTGGTTCCGGATCGACGGCGACCGCTGGGTCGTCGACATGCTCGACGACCGCACGAAGGAGGTCGCGGCCTTCTTCGACAAGGCGATCGACGACGACGTCGTCAACACGTCCTTCACCGCGTTCTCGCCGCCCTGGTACGCGGCCGCGGCCGACGCGAAGATCTTCGGCGTCACGAGCGCGAGCTGGGGCGACGCCCTCATCCAGTCGGTCTCCGGCGGCGAGGGCAAGTGGCGCGTGGCGCCCATGCAGACGTGGTCGTTCGACGGGGCGTACGGATCCAGCTACCTCGGCGGATCCACCGCGGCGGTGCTCGCGAACAGCAAGCACCCGGTGGAGGCGCTCAAGTTCATGACCTGGATGACGACGTCGCCGGAGGGCATCGACGCGATGATCGAGAACTCCGGCATCGGCTGGTCGCCCGCCACCGATTACATCGGCGTCGAGCGCGAGAAGCCGAGCGAGTGGTTCGGCGGGCAGAGCTACAACGAGGAGGTCTTCGTCCCCGCGGCGAAGGAGCAGAACCTCGACTGGACCTGGTGCCCGCTCACGCAGTTCACGCTCAACACGCTGCAGGACGAGTTCCGCCGCAAGCTCACGAGCGGCCAGACGCTCGTCGAGTCGCTGCCGCTCGCGCAGGAGGCCGTGATCGAGGCCTTCCGCAACAAGGGGCTCACGGTCGAGGCGGCGTCCGCATGAGCGCCGTGACGAAGGCGCCCCGGGCGACGCGGACGGGCGTCACGAAGGGCCAGCTGAAGAGGTCGCAGACGATCGCCCCGTGGGTGATGCTCGCGCCGTTCCTCGCGGTCTTCCTGCTCACCTTCCTGCTCCCGATCGTCTACGCGGTGTTCCAGTCGTTCACGACCGTCCGGCGCGAGGGGCTCTTCGGCGAGCAGGGCGTGACCACCGCGTTCGCCGGCTTCGAGAACTACGCGCTCGCGCTCCAGAACGACGCCTTCACGGCCTCCATCGGCCGGGTGCTGCTGTTCGGCGTCGTGCAGGTGCCCGTGATGATCATCCTCTGCACGATCCTCGCGCTCCTGCTCGAGTCGGCGTCGGCGAAGTGGCCCCAGTTCTTCCGGGCGGCGTACTTCATGCCGTACGGCGTGCCGGGCGTCATCGCGACGATCCTCTGGGGCTTCCTCTACATCCCGGGGCTGTCGCCCCTCATCGACATCGGCGAGATGTTCGGGGTGCAGCTCGACTTCCTCGGCGCGGGCACCGTGCTCTGGTCCATCGCGAACATCGTGACCTGGACATACACGGGCTACAACATGCTCATCATCATCGCCCAGCTGAAGTCGATCCCCGGGGACGTCTACGAGGCCGCGCGCATCGACGGCGCGGGCGCGTGGCGCACGGCGCTCTCGATCCAGCTGCCGCTGATCCGGCCGGCGCTCGTGCTCGCGACCGTGTTCTCGATCATCGGGACGCTGCAGCTGTTCGCGGAGCCGCAGGTGCTCGCCGTCTCGGCGCCCGCGATCGACTCGCAGTACACGCCGAACCTGTCGGCGTACACGACGGCCTTCGCGTACAACGACTACGGCGTCGCCGCGGCCCAGGCGGTCATCATCGCCCTCGCCGCCTTCGTCCTGTCGTTCGTGTTCCTGGCCTTCACCAACAGGAAGCCCAAGGAGGAGCGGGAAGCCGCCGCCCGGAATAAGAAGGAGGCGCGCGCATGACCGCCACGGAGGCACCGCCGACCACCAGCGACAGCGCTGCCGAGAAGGCGGAGCAGAAGCGCCTCGCGCGGGCCGCCGAGCAGAAGGTGAGCCGGCCCTCCCAGGCTGGGAGCACCCCCGGGGCGGGCGCGAAGCCGGCGACCCGGATCATCGTCACGGCGATCCTCACGCTCGTCGCGCTGTACTTCCTCGTCCCCGTCTACTACATCGTGGTCGCCGCCACGAAGACGACGGCCGACCTGTTCAGCACCAACGGGTTCCTGTTCGCGAACATGAACCTGTGGCAGAACCTCACGATGGTGTTCACGTACGACGACGGCATCTTCGTGCGCTGGTTCCTCAACTCGGTGCTCTACGCCGGGGTGGGCGCGCTCATCGCGACGTACTTCGCCGCCGCCGGCGGGTACGCGCTCGCGAAGTACCGGTTCCGGGGATCGAACATCGTGTTCGGCACGATCCTCGGCGGGGTGCTCGTGCCCGGCACGGCCACCGCGCTACCGCTGTTCCTGCTCTTCAGCACCATGGGGATCGCGAACACGTACTGGTCGGTGCTCATCCCGTCGCTCGTCTCGCCGTTCGGCCTGTTCCTCTGCCGGATCTACGCGCAGGCGTCGGTGGAGGACGCGGTGATCGAGTCGGGCCGGATCGACGGGGCGAGCGAGCTGCGGATCTTCCACACGCTCGCCCTCCGCTCCATGACGCCCGCGCTCGTGACGGTGTTCCTCTTCCAGCTCGTCGGCATCTGGAACAACTACTTCCTGCCGCTGATCATGCTGGCCGACACGAAGCTGTACCCGATCACGCTCGGCCTCAACAACTGGCGGAGCCAGGTCGACCGGCTGCCGGAGTTCTACCAGCTGACCACCGGCGGCGTGCTCGTCTCGATCATCCCGCTCATCGCCGCGATGATCGTGCTGCAGAAGTACTGGCGGGGCGGCCTGACGGACGGAGCCGTGAAGGGCTGACCCGGGACGGACAGCACCCGACACGGCCGACGGCCGTCAAGGGCTGACCCGTCCGCGCACGGATCCCCGACGGCCGGGCAGGGCGACCTGCCCGGCTGTCGGCGCATTCGGCGCGTCCCCTCCCGACCCACGATGATGGGATCGCGGCACGTCGCCGCACCCGCCCACGCGCAAGGAAGCCCATGACGCACGCCCTCCCCTACTTCGAGGACTTCGCCCCCACGACGGGCCCGGCCCGCCGTCCCCGTTCCTGCCTGCACTCGGATGCCCCGCGCATCGTGCTGAACGGCGACTGGCGGTTCCGCCTCTCCCCCACCCCCCGCGGCCTCTCCGACGAGATGGCCGACCCGGCGTTCGACGACTCCGGCTGGGACGAGATCCCGGTGCCGAGCCACTGGGTGCTCGGCCAGGACGGCCGCTTCGGCCTCCCCGCCTACACGAACGTGCAGTACCCGTTCCCCGTCGAGCCGCCGTACGTGCCCGACGAGAACCCCACGGGCGACTACCGCGTCGAGATCGACGTGCCGACGGACTGGCAGTCGCTCGAGCGCGTCGTGCTCCGCTTCGAGGGCGTCGAGTCGGCGTTCAAGGTGTGGCTGAACGGCGACGAGGTCGGCACCGCGATGGGCTCGCGCCTCTCGCACGAGTTCGACGTCACGGCGTCGCTGAGGCCCGGATCCAACGTGCTCGCCGTGCGCGTGCACCAGTGGTCGATCGCCAGCTACCTCGAGGACCAGGACCAGTGGTGGATGCCCGGCATCTTCCGCGACGTCACCCTCCTCGGCCGTCCCCAGGGCGGCATCGACGACGCGTGGACCCGCGCCGAGTACGACCACGAGACGGGCGCGGGCACCGTGCACGTCGAGGTCGACGCCGAGCCCGCCGCGTTCCCCGTGACCCTCGAGGTCGAGGACCTCGGGATCCACGTCACCTGGGCCACGCCCGAGGACGTCGCGCCCGTGCACGTCGACCGCGTCGAGCCGTGGAGCGCCGAGAGCCCCACGCAGTACCAGGGCTTCCTCCGCACGAACGTCGAGGCGCTGTCGATCCGCCTCGGCTTCCGCACCGTGCGCATCGAGGGCGACCGCTTCCTCGTCAACGGCCGCCGCGTGGTCTTCCACGGCGTCAACCGGCACGAGGCCCACCCCGAGCGCGGCCGCGTCTTCGACGAGGAGCACGCGCGCGCCGACATGATGCTGATGAAGCAGCACAACGTCAACGCGATCCGCACCAGCCACTACCCGCCGCACCCCCGCGTGCTCGACCTCGCCGACGAGCTCGGCTTCTGGGTCATCGACGAGTGCGACCTCGAGACGCACGGCTTCGAGTTCGGCGGCTGGGTCGGCAACCCGAGCGACGACCCGCGGTTCGCGGACCACTACCTCGACCGCATCGAGCGCACCGTCGAGCGCGACAAGAACCACCCCTCCATCGTCATGTGGTCGCTCGGCAACGAGTCGGGCACCGGGCGCAACCTCGCCGCCATGTCGGCGTGGGTACACCGCCGCGACCCGGGCCGGCCCGTGCACTACGAGGGCGACTACACGGGCGAGTACACCGACGTCTACTCGCGCATGTACTCGAACCTGCAGGAGACCGAGTCCATCGGCAGCGACGTGATCCCGGGCGACCTGCTCGGCTGCACGCCCGGCGAGGGCATGCGCCAGCGCACCAAGCCCTTCATCCTGTGCGAGTACGTGCACGCGATGGGCAACGGCCCCGGCCAGATCGGCGAGTACGAGGACCTCGTGCTCCGCTACCCGCGCCTCCACGGCGGGTTCGTCTGGGAGTGGCGCGACCACGGCATCCTCACCGAGACCGCGGACGGCGAGGCGTCCTACGCCTACGGCGGCGACTTCGGCGAGGTCCTCCACGACGGCAACTTCGTGATGGACGGCATGGTCCTCCCCGACGACACCCCCACGCCCGGCCTCGCCGAGTACAAGGCCGTCGTGCAGCCGATCGCGTTCGGGCTCGAGCGCGACGGCGGATCCGCGTCCCTCGTCGTCGAGAACCGGTACCACTCCGTCTCCACCGCGCTCACGAGCCTCGTCTGGGTGCTCGCGGTCGACGGCGACGACATCGCGACCGGCGTCCTCGACGCCGAGCCCGTCGTGGCCGGCGCGACCGCGCGGATCCCGATGCCCGCCGACGCGCTCGACGCCGGCGAGCTCGCCGCCGCCCGCGAGCGCGGCCCCGCCCCCGAGGTGTGGCTCACGGTGCAGGCGATCCTCCGCGACGACGAGCCGTGGGCCGAGGCCGGCCACGTGGTCGCCGTGCAGCAGTTCGACCTCACGCCCGCGCCGCGGCCCGCCGTGCCCGCGCGCTGGCTCGACGCCGACGAGGAGACGTACCCGGACGCCGGCGCCACGCGCCTCGCCCTCGGCGACGGCGAGTTCGACCTGGCCACCGGCCGCCTCGTACGCCTCGGCGGCCTCGAGGTCGACGGCCCGCGCCTCGAGCTCTGGCGCGCGCCCACCGACAACGACCGCAGCGACAGCAGCGGCTCCTACGAGCTGGCGGATCCGCGCCTCACCTTCGGGAAGGGCGTACCC
Proteins encoded in this window:
- a CDS encoding glycoside hydrolase family 2 TIM barrel-domain containing protein, translated to MTHALPYFEDFAPTTGPARRPRSCLHSDAPRIVLNGDWRFRLSPTPRGLSDEMADPAFDDSGWDEIPVPSHWVLGQDGRFGLPAYTNVQYPFPVEPPYVPDENPTGDYRVEIDVPTDWQSLERVVLRFEGVESAFKVWLNGDEVGTAMGSRLSHEFDVTASLRPGSNVLAVRVHQWSIASYLEDQDQWWMPGIFRDVTLLGRPQGGIDDAWTRAEYDHETGAGTVHVEVDAEPAAFPVTLEVEDLGIHVTWATPEDVAPVHVDRVEPWSAESPTQYQGFLRTNVEALSIRLGFRTVRIEGDRFLVNGRRVVFHGVNRHEAHPERGRVFDEEHARADMMLMKQHNVNAIRTSHYPPHPRVLDLADELGFWVIDECDLETHGFEFGGWVGNPSDDPRFADHYLDRIERTVERDKNHPSIVMWSLGNESGTGRNLAAMSAWVHRRDPGRPVHYEGDYTGEYTDVYSRMYSNLQETESIGSDVIPGDLLGCTPGEGMRQRTKPFILCEYVHAMGNGPGQIGEYEDLVLRYPRLHGGFVWEWRDHGILTETADGEASYAYGGDFGEVLHDGNFVMDGMVLPDDTPTPGLAEYKAVVQPIAFGLERDGGSASLVVENRYHSVSTALTSLVWVLAVDGDDIATGVLDAEPVVAGATARIPMPADALDAGELAAARERGPAPEVWLTVQAILRDDEPWAEAGHVVAVQQFDLTPAPRPAVPARWLDADEETYPDAGATRLALGDGEFDLATGRLVRLGGLEVDGPRLELWRAPTDNDRSDSSGSYELADPRLTFGKGVPGPSSEARWRDAGLDRLTHRVRSVKVGSGSLTVVVRTSAAQSFDSVDTTYCWTEGVDGDLDLRVDIVPSAGWAITWPRVGIRIDLPASVTNAEWFGTGPFESYPDSRRAALVGRFSSLVDDLGAVYSTPQETGHRSDLRELELGTFDGEHGIVIAARPDTAGRRPGFTASRHTPQELDRAAHPHELPASEAVHLYIDAAQHGLGSRACGLDVLPEHQLWPSARTLELTIRSR